From the genome of Haloterrigena sp. KLK7, one region includes:
- a CDS encoding TraB/GumN family protein, giving the protein MSDAGDADVPAPPDPPGDEEGSVHVLGTAHVSQSSVDDVHEAIDREQPDVVAVELDENRYRQMQGGAPDDIEAGDLLSGNTVFQFLAYWMLSYVQSRLGDQFDIEPGADMRAAIEAAERNGSGVALVDRDIQVTIQRFWRGLSFTEKLKMVGGLALGVTDPRTIGLSFGAIGGALFGLLFGAFLAPLFGLGDFLLLGLTGSTTLAYAGAVTAGALGGALLGLLFLPSLESVGRSNGIAGGFTIRILAGIGVGIAACLALVAMEVSVGPFSAGAFEGIGTYAVRGTVGLLAGLGVGVLVGAVVGLFLDTVSGDVDEIDEVDIEEMTDGDVVAAMMEEFRQFSPRGANALIDERDAYIATHLHRLREQGYDVLAVVGAGHKAGIERHLENPSEIPSLESLSGTTSSSRFSPMKLVGYLLTLGFVAFFFLLVMAGVQDTFLLQLFGAWFLINGLFAFTLARLAGARWISAGVGGAVAWLTSINPLLAPGWFAGYVELKYRPVNVRDIQTLNQIIDDTERPIEEAFADMFEVPLFRLIMIVALTNIGSMIASFLFVVGVLPWMAPEIGGIDALFGELFRGAENTLELLRGLVT; this is encoded by the coding sequence ATGAGCGATGCAGGCGACGCCGACGTGCCGGCGCCTCCCGATCCGCCGGGTGACGAAGAGGGCTCCGTTCACGTTCTCGGGACGGCCCACGTCTCGCAGTCGAGCGTCGACGACGTCCACGAGGCGATCGATCGCGAGCAGCCAGACGTCGTCGCCGTCGAACTCGACGAGAACCGATACCGCCAGATGCAGGGCGGCGCGCCGGACGACATCGAGGCGGGCGACCTCCTCTCGGGGAACACCGTCTTCCAGTTTCTGGCTTACTGGATGCTCTCCTACGTCCAGTCGCGGCTCGGCGACCAGTTCGACATCGAACCCGGCGCGGACATGCGCGCCGCCATCGAGGCCGCCGAACGCAACGGCAGCGGCGTCGCGCTGGTCGACCGGGACATTCAGGTGACGATCCAGCGGTTCTGGCGCGGGCTCTCGTTCACCGAGAAGCTGAAGATGGTCGGCGGTCTCGCGCTGGGAGTCACCGATCCCCGAACCATCGGCCTCTCGTTCGGAGCCATCGGCGGCGCCCTTTTCGGCCTTCTCTTCGGTGCGTTCCTCGCGCCGCTGTTCGGGCTGGGCGACTTCCTGTTGCTCGGGCTCACCGGCTCGACGACGCTGGCGTACGCCGGCGCCGTCACCGCCGGCGCCCTCGGCGGTGCCCTCCTCGGGCTCCTCTTTCTCCCCTCGCTCGAGTCGGTCGGCAGATCGAACGGCATCGCCGGCGGATTCACGATACGGATCCTCGCCGGGATCGGGGTCGGAATCGCCGCCTGTCTCGCGCTCGTCGCGATGGAGGTCTCCGTCGGACCGTTCTCCGCGGGGGCCTTCGAGGGTATCGGCACCTACGCGGTCCGCGGGACGGTCGGCTTGCTGGCCGGTCTCGGCGTCGGCGTTCTCGTCGGCGCCGTCGTCGGGCTCTTCCTCGATACCGTCAGCGGCGACGTCGACGAGATCGACGAGGTCGATATCGAGGAGATGACCGACGGTGACGTCGTCGCGGCGATGATGGAGGAGTTCCGTCAGTTCAGTCCGCGCGGGGCCAACGCCCTGATCGACGAACGCGACGCCTACATCGCTACCCACCTCCACCGGCTTCGCGAGCAGGGCTACGACGTGCTCGCCGTCGTCGGCGCCGGACACAAGGCCGGCATCGAGCGCCACCTCGAGAACCCATCGGAGATCCCCTCGCTCGAGTCGCTGTCGGGGACGACCTCGAGCAGCCGGTTCTCGCCGATGAAGCTCGTCGGCTACCTGCTCACGCTCGGGTTCGTCGCCTTCTTCTTCCTGTTGGTCATGGCGGGCGTACAGGACACCTTCCTGCTCCAGCTGTTCGGGGCGTGGTTCCTGATCAACGGACTCTTCGCGTTCACGCTCGCCCGTCTCGCCGGCGCGCGCTGGATCAGCGCCGGCGTCGGCGGGGCGGTCGCCTGGCTGACGAGCATCAATCCGCTGCTGGCGCCGGGCTGGTTCGCCGGCTACGTCGAACTCAAGTACCGGCCGGTCAACGTCCGGGACATCCAGACGTTGAACCAGATCATCGACGACACCGAGCGCCCGATCGAGGAGGCCTTCGCGGACATGTTCGAGGTGCCGCTGTTCCGACTCATCATGATCGTCGCGCTGACCAACATCGGGAGCATGATCGCGAGCTTCCTGTTCGTGGTCGGCGTGTTGCCGTGGATGGCGCCCGAAATCGGCGGTATCGACGCCCTGTTCGGTGAGCTCTTCCGCGGGGCCGAGAACACGCTCGAGTTGCTCCGAGGGCTGGTGACATGA
- a CDS encoding acyl-CoA thioesterase: MTDLIETLVENREMVQPNHANMLDTAHGGNVMKWMDEVGAMSAMLFSGETCVTARVNQMNFRRPIHVGDTAYITAYVYDTGTSSVKVRLVAEREDLRTRERETTTESYFVYVAIDDEKRPTAVPDLTVDSEQGAALRRAALEGDGDR; this comes from the coding sequence ATGACTGATCTCATCGAGACGCTCGTCGAGAACCGCGAGATGGTCCAACCCAATCACGCCAATATGCTCGACACGGCCCACGGCGGAAACGTGATGAAGTGGATGGACGAGGTCGGCGCCATGTCCGCGATGCTGTTCTCCGGCGAAACCTGCGTGACGGCCCGCGTCAACCAGATGAACTTCCGGCGGCCGATCCACGTCGGTGACACCGCCTATATCACGGCCTACGTCTACGACACCGGGACCTCGAGCGTGAAGGTCCGGCTGGTCGCCGAGCGCGAGGATCTGCGGACGCGAGAGCGGGAGACGACGACGGAATCCTACTTCGTTTACGTCGCGATCGACGACGAGAAGCGTCCGACGGCGGTGCCCGACCTGACCGTCGACAGCGAGCAGGGGGCGGCGCTACGACGGGCGGCCCTCGAGGGGGACGGCGACCGCTGA
- a CDS encoding glycine zipper 2TM domain-containing protein produces the protein MKERIKHVLLRARYAAIGAAVGAAIGSVFSRNAASTGGAVGAMAGATIADTRETATVALETARERDFGPLSGDGDSDAN, from the coding sequence ATGAAAGAACGAATCAAGCACGTCTTGCTCCGGGCCCGGTACGCCGCGATCGGCGCGGCCGTCGGCGCCGCGATCGGTTCCGTCTTCAGTCGAAACGCCGCGAGCACCGGCGGCGCGGTCGGCGCGATGGCCGGTGCGACCATCGCCGACACCCGCGAGACGGCGACGGTCGCCCTCGAAACGGCCAGAGAACGGGACTTCGGTCCGCTGTCGGGAGACGGCGATAGCGACGCGAACTGA
- a CDS encoding HAD-IIA family hydrolase — translation MTDYEAAILDVDGTVVRGEELLPNVTDGLRALEDAGIDRLLFSNNPTRGSDHYGTKLEPHGIDVDPATVLTSATVSAEYLATTYPDATVYLVGSDRLRTILEDSAVGLTDDPDAADVVLGSFDREFSFDTLWESLRALEGDVPFYGTDPDATIPIDDGEIPGSGAILAAMEAVAGREPDAILGKPSSIAAAAAMDRLNAAPDRTLVVGDRLNTDIALGERAGMTTALVLTGVTDRGDLETADVQPDHVLESLADVATLL, via the coding sequence ATGACCGACTACGAGGCGGCGATCCTCGACGTCGACGGCACCGTCGTCCGCGGTGAGGAGTTGCTCCCGAACGTTACCGACGGTCTCCGGGCTCTCGAAGACGCCGGCATCGATCGACTCCTGTTCTCGAACAACCCGACGCGGGGCAGCGATCACTACGGGACGAAACTCGAGCCCCACGGGATCGACGTCGATCCGGCGACCGTCCTCACCTCGGCGACGGTCTCGGCGGAGTACCTCGCGACGACGTATCCCGACGCGACGGTCTATCTCGTCGGCAGCGATCGGCTCCGGACCATCCTCGAGGACTCGGCCGTCGGGCTGACCGACGATCCCGACGCGGCGGACGTCGTGCTCGGATCGTTCGACCGGGAGTTCTCCTTCGACACGCTCTGGGAGTCCCTGCGGGCCCTCGAGGGCGACGTGCCCTTCTACGGAACCGATCCGGACGCGACGATCCCGATCGACGACGGCGAGATCCCCGGTTCGGGGGCGATCCTCGCCGCGATGGAGGCCGTCGCCGGCCGGGAACCCGACGCGATCCTCGGGAAACCCTCGTCGATCGCCGCCGCCGCGGCGATGGATCGGCTGAACGCCGCTCCCGACCGAACGCTGGTCGTCGGCGACCGGCTCAACACCGACATCGCGCTGGGGGAACGGGCCGGCATGACGACCGCGCTCGTGTTGACCGGCGTGACCGACCGGGGCGACCTCGAGACGGCCGACGTCCAGCCCGATCACGTCCTCGAGTCGCTGGCCGACGTCGCGACGCTGCTGTAG
- a CDS encoding SHOCT domain-containing protein: MGSESGGRSYNLTEIFAIKFVLADVVIVAALLLAGPLWALGITALFVVSTFLIWYLTRRDERADADRAAERNAVGAESESETTASASDPVTRLQERYADGELSEAEFEAKLDRLIESNERADAAGLETSDLELELERSN, from the coding sequence ATGGGCAGCGAGAGCGGCGGCCGAAGCTACAATCTCACGGAAATCTTCGCCATCAAGTTCGTCCTGGCCGACGTCGTGATCGTCGCCGCCCTGCTACTGGCGGGACCGCTGTGGGCACTCGGAATCACGGCGCTGTTCGTGGTCAGCACGTTCCTGATCTGGTATCTCACCCGCCGCGACGAGCGAGCCGACGCCGATCGCGCGGCCGAACGGAACGCCGTCGGGGCCGAGTCCGAATCCGAGACCACGGCGTCCGCGAGCGATCCCGTCACGAGACTGCAGGAGCGATACGCCGACGGCGAACTCTCCGAAGCGGAGTTCGAGGCGAAACTGGATCGCCTGATCGAGTCCAACGAGCGGGCCGACGCCGCCGGACTCGAGACGTCGGACCTGGAACTCGAACTCGAGCGATCGAACTGA
- a CDS encoding M20/M25/M40 family metallo-hydrolase, translating to MHDGRDPIEPVRYLADTPGELLETTRRIVAADTRNPPGDTKPLVDWLVDEFESLGFDCERFGVDPMKPNVVATIPGADDFTLLYNGHVDTVPFDAAEWERDPLGEVDGDRLYGRGTTDMKGAIGAMLQVARAYAHTDTEPPVTLQFALVSDEEVWGDIGLADRLADERLDPDACIVGEATGRTDVNSIAVGDRSYVWPTIEYAGRAAHGSRPMLGENAIDQLYEVLQVCRRRLREFDVPTDGIDDEILDESVAYYARYLDAASASALFYSPTVNLGRFSGGDAVNTVPSSARADLDVRVLPTVEPEAIVSRIRDCLDDRAAATLTDITWSEGSYTDPESAIVRATTDVVDDVVPTPVYRRFATGGGDAQVFREAGVPTVEFATGTGTAHAVDEYTTADKLLQNATAYARVPFAIDRERSG from the coding sequence ATGCACGACGGCCGGGACCCGATCGAGCCGGTACGGTATCTGGCGGACACCCCCGGAGAACTGCTCGAAACGACCCGCCGAATCGTGGCGGCGGACACCCGGAATCCGCCCGGGGACACGAAACCGCTCGTCGACTGGCTCGTCGACGAGTTCGAGTCGCTGGGGTTCGACTGCGAGCGGTTCGGCGTCGATCCGATGAAACCGAACGTCGTCGCGACGATCCCCGGCGCCGACGACTTCACGCTCCTGTACAACGGTCACGTCGATACGGTTCCGTTCGACGCCGCGGAGTGGGAGCGCGATCCGCTCGGCGAGGTGGACGGCGACCGCCTGTACGGCCGCGGAACGACCGATATGAAGGGCGCGATCGGGGCGATGCTGCAGGTCGCCCGCGCCTACGCGCACACCGACACCGAGCCGCCGGTGACCCTGCAGTTCGCCCTCGTGAGCGACGAGGAGGTCTGGGGCGACATCGGACTGGCCGACCGACTGGCGGACGAGCGACTGGATCCCGACGCCTGTATCGTCGGCGAGGCGACCGGTCGGACCGACGTCAACTCGATCGCGGTCGGCGACCGGAGCTACGTCTGGCCGACGATCGAGTACGCGGGCCGGGCCGCCCACGGGTCGCGACCGATGCTCGGCGAGAACGCGATCGATCAGCTCTACGAGGTGCTGCAGGTCTGTCGCCGACGTCTCCGGGAGTTCGACGTACCGACGGACGGGATCGACGACGAGATCCTCGACGAGAGCGTCGCGTACTACGCCCGGTATCTGGACGCGGCGTCCGCCAGCGCGCTGTTCTACTCGCCGACAGTCAATCTCGGTCGGTTCTCCGGCGGTGACGCGGTCAACACCGTTCCCTCGAGCGCCCGGGCCGACCTCGACGTCCGCGTGTTGCCGACGGTCGAGCCAGAAGCGATCGTCTCGCGGATTCGCGACTGTCTCGACGACCGGGCAGCCGCGACGCTCACGGACATCACGTGGTCGGAGGGCTCGTACACGGATCCGGAGTCCGCGATCGTCCGCGCGACGACCGACGTCGTCGACGATGTCGTTCCGACGCCGGTCTACCGCCGATTCGCGACGGGCGGCGGCGACGCCCAGGTCTTTCGGGAGGCCGGCGTTCCGACGGTCGAGTTCGCGACCGGAACGGGGACGGCGCACGCGGTCGACGAGTACACGACCGCGGACAAACTCCTGCAAAACGCGACCGCGTACGCTCGAGTGCCGTTCGCGATCGATCGGGAACGCAGCGGGTGA
- a CDS encoding rubrerythrin-like domain-containing protein has product MVHPAPHAPDRSYYECSECGYREMTDSLESCPECGGRTRNIAVARA; this is encoded by the coding sequence ATGGTGCATCCCGCCCCACACGCGCCGGACCGATCGTACTACGAGTGTAGTGAGTGTGGCTACCGAGAGATGACCGACTCGCTCGAGTCCTGTCCCGAGTGCGGCGGGCGGACGAGAAACATCGCGGTCGCCCGGGCATAG
- a CDS encoding MFS transporter, which translates to MALRETVDRLRGFDVLVLTAAIWFLAKFLRYAFPPLFDSFQASYGVSNAVLGTAYTGLMLVYAAMQFPSGVLADRFGSVGVITAGVVVAAVAALALVVDSPFLVLVGAMLVMGAGTGAHKTVAVRLLSRAYPARTGRALGVLDTFGAFGGVVAPAVIVAVASVPFALGESWRLLFLGAGLLGLALGATFRVRVPRRLPDDSAGDAATAAVSAGGIGQYTTLLRDRRFAVFALVTVLFSFTYNGFVAFAPLYLTQEAGLTDATAGFLYSALFLASLVQLVTGDLSDRIGRLPIIVGTLGLASVAMTAFIALTGTAGPLVLGATLISVGIGSHGFRPVRGAYLMSTIPDDVAGGGLGVVRTLLMAAGAIAPAIVGTLSETAGFRPAFALLAASVAAATALGAVLWLLE; encoded by the coding sequence ATGGCGCTTCGCGAGACGGTCGACCGGCTTCGCGGCTTCGACGTCCTCGTCCTGACGGCCGCCATCTGGTTTCTCGCGAAGTTCCTCCGCTACGCCTTCCCGCCGCTGTTCGACTCGTTTCAGGCGAGCTACGGCGTCTCGAACGCGGTGCTCGGGACCGCCTACACCGGGCTGATGCTCGTCTACGCGGCCATGCAGTTTCCCTCCGGCGTGCTCGCGGACCGCTTCGGCTCGGTGGGCGTCATCACCGCGGGCGTCGTCGTCGCGGCCGTCGCCGCGCTCGCGCTGGTCGTCGACTCGCCGTTCCTCGTCCTCGTCGGCGCGATGCTCGTCATGGGCGCCGGCACCGGGGCACACAAGACCGTCGCCGTTCGACTGCTGTCGCGCGCCTATCCCGCGCGGACGGGCCGGGCGCTCGGCGTGCTCGACACGTTCGGCGCGTTCGGCGGCGTCGTCGCACCGGCCGTGATCGTCGCCGTGGCGAGCGTCCCGTTCGCGCTGGGCGAGAGCTGGCGGCTGCTCTTCCTGGGCGCCGGACTCCTCGGACTCGCCCTCGGCGCGACGTTCCGGGTACGCGTTCCCCGACGGCTGCCGGACGACTCCGCGGGCGATGCCGCCACGGCCGCCGTCTCGGCCGGCGGCATCGGTCAGTACACGACGCTCCTCCGGGACCGGCGGTTCGCGGTGTTCGCGCTGGTGACGGTGCTGTTCTCGTTCACCTACAACGGGTTCGTCGCGTTCGCCCCGCTCTATCTCACGCAGGAGGCGGGACTGACCGACGCGACGGCGGGATTCCTCTACAGCGCCCTCTTCCTCGCGAGCCTGGTCCAGCTCGTCACCGGCGACCTCAGCGACCGGATCGGGCGACTCCCGATCATCGTCGGCACGCTCGGGCTGGCGTCGGTCGCGATGACCGCCTTCATCGCGCTGACCGGGACGGCCGGACCGCTGGTCCTGGGCGCGACGCTGATCTCGGTCGGCATCGGCTCCCACGGCTTTCGGCCCGTGCGAGGGGCCTACCTGATGTCGACGATCCCCGACGACGTCGCCGGCGGCGGCCTCGGCGTCGTCCGGACGCTGTTGATGGCCGCGGGGGCGATCGCTCCCGCGATCGTCGGCACACTCTCGGAAACCGCCGGTTTCCGGCCCGCCTTCGCCCTTCTCGCGGCGTCGGTCGCCGCCGCCACGGCGCTCGGCGCCGTGCTCTGGCTGCTCGAGTAG
- a CDS encoding rubrerythrin-like domain-containing protein encodes MTVTDQLEYECVACGHRETVADALVSTCRRCGGEMRNVEPIRE; translated from the coding sequence ATGACAGTCACCGACCAGCTCGAGTACGAGTGCGTCGCGTGCGGACACCGCGAGACGGTCGCCGACGCGCTCGTCAGCACCTGTCGGCGATGCGGGGGCGAGATGCGAAACGTCGAACCGATCCGGGAGTAA
- a CDS encoding chromosome segregation ATPase: MGTGLDIGPGALRVATEPAGDAIESVPPVVVPVDDVTATDSPEDGLFVERDGTTYAVGTTAEAVADATGTTPESLFSNGVLTVDGYAEPVLEALLEETLEIDAGDGRLCYTTPGTLVDAAEPTEAHRETVASVVDEYAADATPISRGFAVVYDQLADDNYTGLGICLGSQTTGVALAYYGVPALAFSLAKGSEWIVERAAAETGREPAAIAAVLEEFTLDPDAASGEIESALAQAYDALIGDLADAVAAEADENDVQQGLAVPIAVAGDGAIEGLEFLLGGRFDAAPLPFSVRGVRLADDPAGSAARGALAAAEDDVDAYEDVTWSTGEDDGAGGDGASGVAAAPDANGSTTLAFDGDLDGGADADRDRADDAIEQLFDRLADRDEEIESVRTDLEAAFEELEYVEERTAEAETVADLDERLEAFAADLRDLEAESETHASDETVDELGDELDALSTAFAELEADVDGLATDLAADLEALEAGLEGDLDDLESELAADLDGLESGLEADLEALSETTADERAALEERIEALTDDLEGVDDRAAALDDRLATLRTDLARLEAETASAAALEDAIGTIDRLDETLDAVGEDVDRIGSRIDDLDDGLETQSARIDGVDDRLDDHVERTDDDLERLAADIEAIEETVDDDLAAIDADIEEVVATIEDEIDAVEGELEATATDLEAVDEDLTDVDERLASTDDRVETLADDVTDARETLGDRADELEARLERARETIADLESTAADGERVDAVEDELDALEAELGELGDGVAAVAERLDDLAERAALEDTVTDLAADLEAVGSDVDDLGAEFDSLEADVDDRLAAATADLEATVTETEARLEDRTADVETRLEDAIGSIEDDFATLESRLDRLDEAAPDADAVAELSDSLAGTRETVESATAEIDALADELGALEARFEELETTLTDRIASVEADLDDVATDLRTTVADETDALEDRLEGLDAEVDSLEADIDDRFEGVTETVDGVDADVERVSERVAELDERLDSLDETTASTEAVATLEESIDGLERDLDALRASSDETREAIAALEADRETAPDDVAERLEAVGDRVDELAARTDGLDDRTSEFDDRMDELDDRMDELDDRTSDHGSRLDRQADSIEAHDDRLESVASEVDELAAALDATPDEAALESTDDRLTGLSDRLDALESAIDDVESSSAREEKLEALRTDVGELRERLETDDRSRDQDQSSATGDVVVPLAAGGGGAGVVAGGSLALAGEGTIGVVAVVLGVVLIAGAVAARR, encoded by the coding sequence ATGGGAACGGGTCTCGATATCGGACCGGGAGCACTCAGGGTGGCCACCGAACCGGCCGGGGACGCGATCGAATCGGTACCGCCGGTCGTCGTTCCGGTCGACGACGTCACGGCGACCGACTCGCCGGAGGACGGACTGTTCGTAGAGCGAGACGGAACGACCTACGCGGTCGGGACGACCGCCGAGGCGGTCGCCGACGCGACCGGGACGACGCCCGAGTCGCTGTTTTCTAACGGGGTCTTGACGGTCGACGGCTACGCCGAACCGGTCCTCGAGGCGCTGCTCGAGGAGACGCTCGAGATCGACGCTGGCGACGGCCGCCTCTGCTATACGACGCCGGGGACGCTGGTCGACGCCGCGGAGCCGACCGAGGCCCACCGCGAGACCGTCGCGTCGGTCGTGGACGAGTACGCGGCCGACGCCACACCGATCAGCAGGGGGTTCGCCGTCGTCTACGACCAGCTGGCCGATGACAACTACACCGGGCTCGGGATCTGTCTCGGGTCGCAGACGACCGGCGTCGCGCTGGCCTACTACGGCGTGCCCGCGCTGGCGTTCTCGCTCGCGAAGGGCAGCGAGTGGATCGTCGAGCGGGCGGCGGCCGAGACCGGCCGCGAGCCGGCGGCGATCGCGGCCGTCCTCGAGGAGTTCACGCTCGATCCCGACGCGGCGTCGGGCGAGATCGAGAGCGCGCTCGCGCAGGCCTACGACGCGCTGATCGGCGACCTCGCCGACGCGGTCGCGGCCGAAGCCGACGAGAACGACGTCCAGCAGGGGCTGGCCGTCCCGATCGCGGTCGCCGGCGACGGCGCGATCGAGGGACTCGAGTTCCTGCTCGGCGGGCGGTTCGACGCGGCGCCGCTCCCGTTCTCGGTTCGCGGCGTGCGGCTGGCAGACGATCCCGCCGGGAGCGCCGCCCGAGGCGCCCTCGCGGCGGCCGAGGACGACGTCGACGCCTACGAGGACGTCACCTGGTCGACGGGCGAGGACGATGGCGCCGGTGGCGACGGAGCGAGCGGGGTCGCGGCCGCTCCGGACGCGAACGGATCGACGACGCTCGCCTTCGACGGCGATCTGGACGGCGGGGCCGACGCGGACCGCGACCGCGCGGACGACGCCATCGAGCAGCTGTTCGACCGGCTCGCCGACCGCGACGAGGAGATCGAATCGGTTCGAACCGACCTCGAGGCGGCGTTCGAGGAGCTCGAGTACGTCGAGGAGCGGACGGCCGAGGCCGAGACGGTCGCGGACCTCGACGAGCGCCTCGAGGCGTTCGCCGCCGACCTGCGCGACCTCGAGGCCGAGAGCGAGACGCACGCGAGCGACGAGACGGTCGACGAACTCGGGGACGAGCTCGACGCGCTCTCGACGGCCTTCGCGGAACTGGAAGCGGACGTCGACGGGCTCGCGACCGATCTGGCGGCCGATCTCGAGGCGCTCGAGGCCGGGCTGGAGGGTGATCTCGACGATCTCGAATCGGAGCTGGCGGCGGACCTCGACGGGCTGGAATCCGGGCTCGAGGCCGACCTCGAGGCGCTGTCGGAGACGACCGCGGACGAACGCGCGGCCCTCGAGGAGCGGATCGAGGCGCTCACCGACGATCTCGAAGGGGTCGACGACAGAGCGGCCGCGCTGGACGATCGGCTGGCGACGCTCCGAACGGACTTAGCGCGTCTCGAGGCGGAGACCGCGTCCGCGGCCGCCCTCGAGGACGCGATCGGGACGATCGATCGATTGGACGAGACGCTCGACGCGGTCGGCGAGGACGTCGACCGGATCGGGAGCCGTATCGACGATCTGGACGACGGTCTCGAGACGCAGTCGGCTCGGATCGACGGCGTCGACGATCGGCTCGACGACCACGTCGAGCGGACCGACGACGACCTCGAGCGACTCGCGGCGGACATCGAGGCGATCGAGGAGACGGTCGACGACGACCTGGCTGCCATCGACGCCGATATCGAGGAGGTGGTGGCGACGATCGAGGACGAAATCGACGCGGTCGAGGGCGAACTCGAGGCGACCGCGACGGATCTCGAAGCTGTCGACGAGGACCTCACGGACGTCGACGAACGCCTCGCCTCGACGGACGACCGCGTCGAGACGCTGGCCGACGACGTCACCGACGCCCGCGAGACGCTGGGCGACCGAGCCGACGAGCTGGAAGCGCGCCTGGAACGCGCTCGAGAGACGATCGCTGACCTCGAGTCGACGGCGGCCGACGGCGAGCGGGTCGATGCCGTCGAAGACGAACTCGACGCCCTCGAGGCGGAGCTCGGGGAACTCGGCGATGGCGTCGCGGCCGTCGCGGAACGACTCGACGACCTCGCGGAACGGGCGGCGCTCGAGGACACCGTCACCGATCTCGCGGCCGACCTCGAGGCCGTCGGGAGCGACGTCGACGACCTCGGCGCCGAGTTCGACTCGCTCGAGGCCGACGTCGACGACCGACTCGCGGCGGCGACCGCCGACCTCGAAGCGACGGTGACGGAAACCGAGGCGCGACTCGAGGACCGGACGGCCGACGTCGAGACGAGACTCGAGGACGCGATCGGATCGATCGAGGACGACTTCGCGACCCTCGAGTCGCGGCTCGATCGGCTCGACGAGGCGGCTCCGGACGCCGACGCGGTCGCCGAACTGTCCGATTCGCTCGCGGGGACGCGCGAGACGGTCGAGTCGGCGACGGCGGAGATCGACGCCCTCGCGGACGAACTCGGCGCGCTCGAGGCTCGGTTCGAGGAACTGGAGACGACGCTGACGGATCGAATCGCCTCGGTCGAGGCGGACCTCGACGACGTCGCGACCGACCTCCGAACGACCGTGGCGGACGAGACCGACGCGCTCGAGGACCGTCTCGAGGGTCTCGATGCCGAGGTCGACTCGCTCGAGGCCGACATCGACGACCGATTCGAAGGGGTCACCGAAACCGTCGACGGCGTCGACGCCGACGTCGAGCGGGTTTCAGAACGCGTCGCCGAACTCGACGAGCGACTCGACTCGCTCGACGAAACGACCGCGTCCACGGAGGCCGTTGCGACGCTCGAGGAGTCGATCGACGGTCTCGAGCGCGATCTCGATGCGCTTCGCGCGTCGTCCGACGAAACGCGCGAGGCGATCGCGGCGCTCGAGGCCGACCGCGAGACGGCGCCGGACGACGTCGCGGAACGCCTCGAGGCCGTCGGGGATCGCGTCGACGAACTGGCCGCCCGCACCGACGGACTCGACGACCGGACGAGCGAGTTCGACGATCGGATGGACGAACTCGACGATCGGATGGACGAACTCGACGATCGAACGAGCGATCACGGGTCCCGGCTCGATCGGCAGGCCGACTCGATCGAGGCGCACGACGACCGCCTCGAGTCGGTCGCGAGCGAGGTCGACGAACTCGCGGCGGCGCTCGACGCCACGCCGGACGAGGCGGCGCTCGAGTCGACGGACGACCGGCTGACGGGGCTCTCGGATCGGCTGGACGCGCTCGAGTCGGCGATCGACGACGTAGAGTCGTCGTCGGCCCGCGAGGAGAAACTCGAGGCGCTGCGGACGGACGTCGGTGAGTTGCGAGAGCGACTCGAGACGGACGACCGGTCTCGGGACCAGGATCAGTCGTCCGCGACGGGCGATGTGGTCGTCCCGCTCGCTGCCGGCGGGGGCGGTGCCGGCGTCGTCGCCGGCGGCTCGCTCGCGCTCGCGGGCGAGGGGACGATCGGTGTCGTCGCCGTCGTGCTCGGCGTCGTTCTGATCGCCGGTGCCGTCGCGGCGAGGCGGTAA